The following DNA comes from Mycobacterium sp. MS1601.
GCAGGGCCAGTTTCCCGACTCGGAGCTACCCGCGGCTTTGCTGCAGACGCCGTATCCGGCCACTTCGGGCGGCATCGGCGGTATCGACGTCAGCGTGGTGCCGTCGATGTTTCCCGCGGTGGTGGCTGCCGATGTGGACCCCGCGCTGGCCGAGGTTCTCGCCGCATCACAGCGCCCTCTTTCCGCAGCCGCGTTCACCGAGAAGGCCACCGAGGCAGCCTGGCGCGACAAGCCGGCCTGGGCGGTGGTGTGTACTGCGGACAAGGCGATCAATCCGGATGTCCAGCGTTTCGGATATGGCCGGGCCGGGGCCACAGTGCGTGAAATCGACTCCTCACATCTGGTGATGCTGTCACAACCGAAGATGGTGGTGGATCTCATCGAAGAGGTCATTGCCGCGGTAGCGTGACGAGCGCTCGCATCCGGTGAACAAGCCGGTGGGTGTACCGGTACGGCATGCTGTACGTCATGGATCTGCGCAGCCTCGAGTACTTCCTCGCCGTTGCCGAGGAGCGGTCCTTCACGCGTGCCGCGCAGCGCTGCTTTGTCACCCAACCCACCATCAGTGCCCAGATGCAGGCATTGGAACGCGAACTCGGAGAGCCCCTGTTCGACCGCGGGCAGCGGGTCGTGACGCTTACCGACGGTGGTCGATTGTTGCTCCCGTACGCGCGTGAATGTCTGCGAGCGGTCCATGACGCGAGGGCCGAATTCTCGGCCCGCACAGGGTTGCTGCGTGGTGAGCTGAGGATCGGCACCGGCGGTGGGGTCGAGCACACCACCATTCCCACACTGTTGGGTGCGTTGCGCCAGAAGTTCCCCGGGATCGATATCGATGTCACCGAGACCACCAGCGCACCCCTGCTGGAGATGGTGTTGCAGGGAAGTCTGCACGCAGCCGTCATTGCCATGCCGCCGGAGCAGCTGCCCGCGACAATCAGCGCAGCGCCGATGTTCACCGAACAGATCGTCGCCGTCTTCGACCCTGCGGTGTTCGCTGATCTCGACGGCGAGGTGGTGACAATCGCCGCAGTGGCCGGGCATTCGGCGATCACCTACCCGAGAACCAGCGCCCTGCGTGCCCGGATCGACACCGTCGCAGCAGAAAGCGGTGCGACGGTGCACGTGCACTACGCCGCCAACGATGCGCGCCTACAACTGGCCTTCGCCGAACAGGGGCTCGGCGTCGCGTTGGTAGCCGGATCGGACCCGGCCCTGCAAAGTACGCACCTGACCGTTCGACCCGTCACTCCGTCCATCGTCTTCGAAAAGGTTCTGGTGTGGCGCAACGATGTCGCTGTCCCGGCGCCCTTGCGGGCCTTCTTCGATCTGTGGAAGGACACCAGCGTCACCGCGCAAGCGGTGTCCGCCTGAACCCGGGAGGTCAGGTTGGGTCGAGGTAGGCGACGATGGCGTTGGTCAGGCCGTGGCGGGCGAGGTCGTGGTCGTTGAAGCTGCCGAGCAGCCGTTCCGAGGCCAGGCCGCGCATGGCGCCGGGGATGAACGCCGCCACCTCGAGGATGCGCTGGCTATCCACCCCGAGATCGGCAAATGCTTTCTGGCAGGACGTATTCCATGCCTGGCCCCAGGAAACGAACTCGGCGGCGGTCTGCGGGTAGAGCCGTTCCAACTCGTCGGGATCGCTGGGCAGCGCGGCTCGCAGGTTCTCGATGGCCCGCGAATGTGTGGAGATCAGTCCGTCGTAGAGCAGGTCGATGATGGCGGCGACCCGCTGCTGCAGGGGCGCATTGGAGTCCGACGGCACCGGTAGTTCGCCTCGGCGTTTCGCGGTGTGGTGCAGCACGGCGGCCCAGAAACCGTCGACATCGCCGAACTGGTACTTCACCGCACCCCAGGTGGCGCCGATGTCCTTGGCGATCCTGGCGGCTGACACCGAACCGGGATCGCCGGAGGCCAGCGAGCGAATTGCGGCGTCCAGCATGTTCTCTCGTGTTGCGAGGCCACGACGATTGCTGCGTCTGCCCTGCGTACCTGCTGCCGCCATCTGCTTGATGGTAGTGGATCGGAAGATTTTCACAGTGCCCTCTATCAATTTTTCGTAGAGGTCACTACCATCTCGTGGCATGGCGAAACCGCCGCTGTCCATGAAGCCCACCGGATGGTTCCAGGTGGCCTGGTCTGATGATCTCGCCGTCGGTGACGTCCGGACGATGAAATACTTCGGTGAAGAGCTGATCGCCTGGCGGGCGCAGTCCGGCCGTGTGACGGTCATGGCCGCCTACTGTGCGCATCTCGGCGCGCATCTGGGCTTCGGTGGTCACGTAGTGGGCGAGGTGATCCAGTGTCCGTTCCACGGCTGGCAGTGGAGCGCCGAAGGTCGAAACGTCTGTATCCCCTACGAGGACAGGCCGAACCGCGGACGCCGGATGACCACCTACCCGGTGACCGAGCGCAACGATTCCATCTACATCTGGCATGACACCGAAGGCAGGGCTCCGTTCTTCGAGGCGCCCGACATCTTCGCCGACTTCGGCGACGACGCCACGGCGACGGACTACTACCCGCAGCAGCGCCTGTATCGCGAAGCGCTGGAACTGCATCCGCAGTACGTGCTGGAGAACGGCGTCGACTTCGCCCACTTCAAGTACGTGCACGAGACGCCCATCGTGCCGGTGTTCACCCGCCACGATTTCGCCGAACCGGTGTCCTATGTCGATTTCACCATCACCTTCGAAGGTGATGAATCTCAGTCGATCGATGATGTGCGCAGCGGTGTCGAGGCCATCAACGGCGGGCTCGGGATCGCCGTCACCAAGAGCTGGGGGATGGTGGACAACCGCACCATCTCCGCGGTGACGCCGGTGGACGAATCCACCTCGGACGTGCGGTTCACCGTGTATATCGGACGGACTCCGGGCAAGGACCAGCCGCGCCATGAGATCAAGGCTCGCCAGTTCGGCGACGAGGTGATCCGCCAGTTCGCCCAGGACGTGCACATCTGGTCGCACCAGCGGTATTCGGATCCGCCTGCGCTGTCGAACTCGGAGTTGCCGGGCTTCACCGCAATCCGCAAGTGGGCCATGCAGTTCTATCCCGACGGGCTCGGTGGTTCCGCTGCCGACCTACACGCGAGAACCAGTGAGGTGTTGCGATGACAATACGAGTGTTCCAAGTGGCGACCGGCAACGTCGGCTCGGAGATGATCAAGCGCATCGCGCTCGAGCCTGAACTGGAACTGATTGGGGTGCACTGCTATTCACCTGAGAAAGTCGGCAAGGATGCCGGAGAGCTGGCGGGAATCGCGCCCAACGGGGTGATCGCCACGGGTACCGTCGAGGAGATCATTGCAGCCCGGCCCGACGTGCTCACCTTTCACGGCGTGTTCCCCGACGAAGACCTCTACGTTCAGGTGCTCGAGGCCGGCATCAACATCGTCACCACCGCTGACTGGATCACCGGCTGGCACCGCGACCACAACCACCCGCACCCGTCGGGAAAGCTGGTCTCGCAACTGTTGCAGGAAGCCTGTGACAAGGGCGGGTCCACGTTCTACGGCACCGGCATGAATCCCGGGGTGAATCAGATCCTGGGCGTGGTGTGCTCGGCCGACGTGGCCGAGATCGAGAACGTCACCACCATCGAATCCGTGGACGTGTCGTGCCACCACTCCAAGGAGACCTGGATCGAAGTGGGTTACGGCCTGCCGGTGGATGATCCGTCGATTCCAGACAAGCTGGAGAAGTACACCCGGGTGTTCGCCGACAGTGTGTTGATGATGGCGGACTGCTTCGACCTGGAACTGGACGAGGTGGTGTTCAGTTACGAACTCGGCGCGTGCACCAAGGACGTCGACCTCGGTTGGTACGTGCTGCCCAAAGGCTCACTGGGCGGCAACTACATCAAGTACCAGGGGTTGGTCGACGGGGTGCCGCGGGTGGAGACCCACCTGGAGTGGCAGATGACACCGCACACCGATCCCAGCTGGGATATCAAGGGCTGCTACATCACCCAGATCAAGGGTGACCCCTGCATCTACAACAAGCACATGATCTTCCCGAAGCCCGGCGTCGACCTGTCCGACCCCACCAACTTCGCCTCCATCGGGATGACCGTCACCGGTATGCCCGCGCTGCACTCGATCAAGTCCGTGGTGGCCGCCCGGCCCGGCATCATCACCAGTGCCGATCTGCCGCTGCGGGGTTTTGCGGGGCGGTTCAAGCTCTAGTTCTTCAGGCGGAGTGCCCGGTGGCATGTTCGAGGTCCTACCGACGCAGTACGCGGGTACGGGGTAGCGCTGAGCTGCGGTTGTCGGCGACCGCGGAGTTCTAAGTCAGCGCACCCGCCGCGATGGCTGCCGGCCAACTGCCGTATTCACTGATGTCCTTGCCCGCCGCGGCGGCATAGCCGTCGCAGCCGAACGCCGTGCGCCAGGTGCCGTCGTCGAACTCGACCTTGCCCAGCTGCATCGGGGCGGGCAGCGCGGTCAGGAAGGTGCCCAGCGCGGCGGGGGAGAGCATCCACCGGTGCCCCAGGATTGCCGTTCCCGAAACGTCCTGGGGCAGGCGAACGATCGCGGGCTTGGGCGGTGTGGTCTGCATGGCAGTCATCCGATAGCGCGGCGCGGTGGACAGTTCGCCAGCCCAGCGGGCACCGAGGTCGGTCAACTGGTGCACCAACACGCCACCGCGCAGGTGTGCTCCGAAGACCACCAGCTCCAGCGCGCCGGCGGGGCCGGTGGGCCAGATGTCCTGCGGGACGTCCTCCCCGGTGATCATCGCAGCGATGTCGAAGGCCACGGCGTCCTCGAAAGTGCGGGCCAATACCGACACCCCGAACTGGGCATCGCCGGCAGTACCGAAAGGCACTGCGACCGCGCACATGTCGAAGAGGTTGCAGAAGTTGGTGTAGGTGCCCAGCCGGGAGTTCACGCCCACGGGATCAGCAGCCACCTCGTCGAGGCGGGGGTGCTCCGGCGCGGTCGGTACCAGCAGGGCATCGGCACCGTCGAGTTGTTCCATGGCCACGGCGCGAAGCCGCGCGAGCTCGCCACGGTCGCGGATCAACTGGTGCGCGGGGATGTCCCTGGCAGCGGTGATGATGCTGCCCACCGTCGGGTCAACGCTGGCATCTGGATGGGTGTCGATGAATTCGCCTACCGCAGCGTATCTTTCGCTGACCAGGGCACCGTCGTAGAGCAGCTTGGCGGCGGCCAGGAACGGGGCGATCTTAACGGTGACGATCTGCGCGCCGGCGGCCTCGAGGTGTTGTACCGCGGACTGGAAGGCAGCGCGCCAGGTGGCGTCGAGTTCGGGCAGTTCGTCGGGCACAGCGACCACGGGCCGCTCAGGAGCGGCCAGTCGCACATCGGCAGGCCAGCTGCGATGGGGGG
Coding sequences within:
- a CDS encoding alpha/beta fold hydrolase gives rise to the protein MPTVVLVHGAFADASSYQPVTRALLDAATPVVAVAVPNRSLLGDAAMVRAAINSIEGPVVLVGHSYGGAVITVAGAAANVVALVYLAGYALTEGESLAELQGQFPDSELPAALLQTPYPATSGGIGGIDVSVVPSMFPAVVAADVDPALAEVLAASQRPLSAAAFTEKATEAAWRDKPAWAVVCTADKAINPDVQRFGYGRAGATVREIDSSHLVMLSQPKMVVDLIEEVIAAVA
- a CDS encoding LysR family transcriptional regulator codes for the protein MDLRSLEYFLAVAEERSFTRAAQRCFVTQPTISAQMQALERELGEPLFDRGQRVVTLTDGGRLLLPYARECLRAVHDARAEFSARTGLLRGELRIGTGGGVEHTTIPTLLGALRQKFPGIDIDVTETTSAPLLEMVLQGSLHAAVIAMPPEQLPATISAAPMFTEQIVAVFDPAVFADLDGEVVTIAAVAGHSAITYPRTSALRARIDTVAAESGATVHVHYAANDARLQLAFAEQGLGVALVAGSDPALQSTHLTVRPVTPSIVFEKVLVWRNDVAVPAPLRAFFDLWKDTSVTAQAVSA
- a CDS encoding TetR/AcrR family transcriptional regulator, which produces MAAAGTQGRRSNRRGLATRENMLDAAIRSLASGDPGSVSAARIAKDIGATWGAVKYQFGDVDGFWAAVLHHTAKRRGELPVPSDSNAPLQQRVAAIIDLLYDGLISTHSRAIENLRAALPSDPDELERLYPQTAAEFVSWGQAWNTSCQKAFADLGVDSQRILEVAAFIPGAMRGLASERLLGSFNDHDLARHGLTNAIVAYLDPT
- a CDS encoding Rieske 2Fe-2S domain-containing protein, with the protein product MAKPPLSMKPTGWFQVAWSDDLAVGDVRTMKYFGEELIAWRAQSGRVTVMAAYCAHLGAHLGFGGHVVGEVIQCPFHGWQWSAEGRNVCIPYEDRPNRGRRMTTYPVTERNDSIYIWHDTEGRAPFFEAPDIFADFGDDATATDYYPQQRLYREALELHPQYVLENGVDFAHFKYVHETPIVPVFTRHDFAEPVSYVDFTITFEGDESQSIDDVRSGVEAINGGLGIAVTKSWGMVDNRTISAVTPVDESTSDVRFTVYIGRTPGKDQPRHEIKARQFGDEVIRQFAQDVHIWSHQRYSDPPALSNSELPGFTAIRKWAMQFYPDGLGGSAADLHARTSEVLR
- a CDS encoding NAD(P)H-dependent amine dehydrogenase family protein; translation: MTIRVFQVATGNVGSEMIKRIALEPELELIGVHCYSPEKVGKDAGELAGIAPNGVIATGTVEEIIAARPDVLTFHGVFPDEDLYVQVLEAGINIVTTADWITGWHRDHNHPHPSGKLVSQLLQEACDKGGSTFYGTGMNPGVNQILGVVCSADVAEIENVTTIESVDVSCHHSKETWIEVGYGLPVDDPSIPDKLEKYTRVFADSVLMMADCFDLELDEVVFSYELGACTKDVDLGWYVLPKGSLGGNYIKYQGLVDGVPRVETHLEWQMTPHTDPSWDIKGCYITQIKGDPCIYNKHMIFPKPGVDLSDPTNFASIGMTVTGMPALHSIKSVVAARPGIITSADLPLRGFAGRFKL
- the atzF gene encoding allophanate hydrolase, coding for MPSHSAAWITRRAPEDVESDLVTSRAGGGALAGLRLAVKDNVDVAGLPTTAGCPEFAYQPSTDAPIVAGLRAAGAVVVGKTNLDQFATGLVGTRSPYGAVPDSRRPEYVSGGSSSGSAVAVALGEADIAIGTDTAGSGRIPAAFQGLVGIKPTYGVLGPQGIVPACESYDCPTIFAHDLATANRAMAAMAAGAPHRSWPADVRLAAPERPVVAVPDELPELDATWRAAFQSAVQHLEAAGAQIVTVKIAPFLAAAKLLYDGALVSERYAAVGEFIDTHPDASVDPTVGSIITAARDIPAHQLIRDRGELARLRAVAMEQLDGADALLVPTAPEHPRLDEVAADPVGVNSRLGTYTNFCNLFDMCAVAVPFGTAGDAQFGVSVLARTFEDAVAFDIAAMITGEDVPQDIWPTGPAGALELVVFGAHLRGGVLVHQLTDLGARWAGELSTAPRYRMTAMQTTPPKPAIVRLPQDVSGTAILGHRWMLSPAALGTFLTALPAPMQLGKVEFDDGTWRTAFGCDGYAAAAGKDISEYGSWPAAIAAGALT